From a single Planctomycetota bacterium genomic region:
- a CDS encoding hemolysin III family protein yields the protein MRQHFFELDSEEQANVITHVLGLLLAVVVAMLCIHVSMVHGGTMRITAATVFGISLMAVYFTSTTYHFMSDTVRAKFWKVLDHLAIYLLIAGTYTPILLLRLTPVWGWSVLTVIWALAFLGMWTKLARFRTGEKFGWSDTSLYVFMGWVGIVAFVPIVRGIDMPGIALILAGGLCYTFGCVFFLWDKLRFNHAIWHVFVLAGSACHAIAVLGWVLPV from the coding sequence ATGCGTCAACACTTCTTCGAACTCGACTCGGAAGAGCAGGCCAATGTCATCACCCACGTCCTCGGTCTCCTTTTGGCCGTGGTCGTGGCCATGCTTTGCATTCATGTGTCGATGGTGCATGGCGGCACGATGCGCATCACCGCGGCGACCGTCTTCGGTATCTCGCTGATGGCCGTCTACTTCACCAGCACCACCTACCACTTCATGAGCGATACGGTCCGGGCCAAGTTCTGGAAAGTGCTGGACCACTTGGCGATCTACCTACTCATCGCCGGCACGTACACGCCGATCCTGCTCCTGCGCTTGACACCCGTCTGGGGTTGGTCGGTGCTGACGGTGATCTGGGCGTTGGCGTTTCTGGGGATGTGGACCAAGCTCGCGCGCTTTCGCACCGGCGAGAAGTTCGGCTGGTCCGACACGTCGCTCTACGTCTTCATGGGGTGGGTCGGCATCGTCGCGTTCGTGCCGATCGTTCGGGGCATCGACATGCCCGGCATCGCGCTGATCCTCGCCGGCGGGCTGTGCTACACCTTCGGCTGCGTGTTCTTCCTCTGGGACAAGCTCCGCTTCAACCACGCCATCTGGCACGTCTTCGTCCTCGCCGGCAGCGCCTGCCACGCGATCGCCGTGCTGGGGTGGGTATTGCCGGTGTGA
- a CDS encoding ATPase, T2SS/T4P/T4SS family: MAYLQIKTKDGAKRFLVDGAGVTIGRQLGNIIHINDDMASRFHAIVEPAGENIHVKDLDSRNGLKVNGQVAKQQALSDGDVIQIGRTKIVFRTGQTEAVENQLKHFADESTDQPQTALQSLAESLPSKSFNIADLQVLNTRGQVVHGSQAKDEDGKKAPGEAVTLLRLILLVCFRTRASDIHIEPKSEHTLVRVRIDGTMVDIAKLKADVGHRLGTVVKVLCDIDLHGKNVVQEGSFAAKVPDRRVDYRVSFSPSVSGQKLVIRVLDEANAPRYMWELGLPEPVFKALDKSMKRDAGTVIVCGPTGSGKTATLYATLRSIDQNERNVVTIEDPVEIRLEGITQMPVDEDKGNTFAELLRSTLRQDPDVILVGEIRDSETATTAIQAAMTGHLVFSTIHARDTVGSIFRLQDLGVEPYALANGLQNLIAQRLVRKLCSHCKVAKPLSEDDKEVLGEKAEGVSTIYKEHGCRRCLGTGFAGRCGVYELLTVTDDVRDAIASGAGQAAVLEALKSTKFRRLRDAGNDLVVEGVTTLDEIDRVLGS; encoded by the coding sequence ATGGCGTACTTGCAGATCAAAACCAAGGACGGGGCCAAGCGGTTTCTCGTTGACGGGGCCGGCGTCACCATCGGCCGACAGCTCGGCAATATCATTCACATCAACGACGACATGGCGTCCCGTTTTCACGCGATCGTCGAGCCGGCGGGTGAGAACATCCATGTCAAAGACCTCGACAGTCGCAACGGCCTGAAGGTCAACGGCCAAGTCGCCAAACAGCAGGCGCTCTCCGACGGCGACGTCATCCAGATCGGCCGAACCAAGATCGTTTTCCGCACCGGCCAGACCGAGGCGGTCGAAAATCAACTCAAGCACTTCGCGGACGAGTCAACCGATCAGCCGCAGACAGCGTTGCAGAGCCTGGCCGAGTCGCTGCCGAGCAAGTCGTTCAACATCGCCGACTTGCAGGTACTCAACACGCGTGGACAAGTCGTCCATGGCAGCCAAGCCAAAGACGAGGACGGCAAGAAAGCTCCCGGCGAAGCCGTCACGCTCCTACGGCTCATCCTGCTCGTCTGCTTCCGGACCCGCGCGTCGGATATCCATATCGAGCCCAAGTCCGAGCACACCCTCGTTCGCGTTCGCATCGACGGCACGATGGTCGACATCGCCAAGCTCAAGGCGGACGTCGGTCACCGTCTAGGCACGGTCGTCAAGGTGCTCTGCGACATCGACCTGCACGGCAAGAACGTCGTGCAAGAGGGCAGCTTCGCGGCGAAGGTGCCGGACCGGCGGGTGGACTACCGCGTGAGTTTTTCGCCCAGCGTTTCCGGACAGAAGTTGGTCATCCGTGTCCTAGATGAGGCGAACGCGCCGCGGTACATGTGGGAGCTGGGTCTGCCCGAGCCGGTGTTTAAGGCGCTCGACAAGAGCATGAAGCGGGACGCCGGGACGGTGATCGTCTGCGGCCCGACCGGCTCCGGCAAAACCGCCACGCTCTACGCCACGCTGCGGTCCATCGACCAAAACGAACGCAACGTGGTCACGATCGAAGACCCCGTCGAGATCCGCCTCGAGGGCATCACGCAGATGCCGGTCGACGAGGACAAGGGCAACACGTTCGCCGAGCTCCTGCGATCGACACTGCGGCAAGACCCGGATGTCATTCTCGTCGGCGAGATCCGCGACAGTGAGACCGCAACGACAGCCATTCAGGCGGCCATGACCGGACACCTTGTCTTCAGCACGATTCACGCGCGAGATACCGTCGGCTCAATCTTCAGATTACAGGATCTAGGAGTAGAACCTTACGCTCTGGCAAACGGCCTACAGAACCTTATCGCGCAGCGTCTAGTGCGAAAGCTCTGTTCCCACTGCAAGGTCGCAAAACCGCTCAGTGAGGATGACAAGGAGGTGCTCGGGGAGAAAGCCGAGGGCGTCTCAACGATATACAAGGAGCACGGATGTCGGCGTTGCCTTGGCACCGGTTTCGCCGGGCGGTGCGGTGTGTACGAGCTGCTCACCGTGACCGACGATGTTCGTGATGCCATCGCAAGTGGCGCAGGTCAGGCCGCGGTGCTTGAAGCTCTCAAGTCAACCAAGTTCCGCCGGCTCCGCGATGCCGGCAACGATCTGGTCGTCGAGGGTGTCACGACGCTCGACGAGATTGATCGCGTTCTCGGGAGCTGA
- a CDS encoding vWA domain-containing protein, which produces MRHLLLIFALLLPSSASIALADTDHVVVILDASGSMGESFPGATAGRRLDKMTVAKDALLSVLETVPPRTQVGIVVFSGRNVPQRWVVDLGLVDLQRTRSALDPIRPKGATPLGAYLKIGADRLLEARSASGNDYGTYRLLVVTDGEAEDQRKVDQHLPDILARGITVDVIGVDMDADLALATRVHSYRRADRPDELTRALADVFAEVGTDADDAITADMFDLIEPLPDGAAMPMLAALDTVNNEPIGTRASVATPGQVITVTQSNTSVGVGTAMFGVCAGFVIVTLLIAFIGVISVMRIMRHR; this is translated from the coding sequence ATGCGACATCTGCTACTCATCTTCGCGCTGCTCCTGCCGAGTTCCGCCAGCATCGCGCTGGCCGACACGGATCACGTCGTCGTCATCCTCGACGCGTCGGGCAGCATGGGCGAATCCTTCCCCGGTGCGACGGCCGGTCGCCGGCTGGACAAGATGACCGTGGCGAAGGACGCACTACTCTCGGTGCTCGAGACGGTGCCGCCGCGAACGCAGGTCGGTATCGTCGTCTTTAGCGGCCGTAACGTGCCGCAGCGGTGGGTGGTCGATCTCGGCCTGGTGGATCTTCAGCGGACACGTTCCGCGCTCGATCCGATCCGGCCCAAGGGCGCGACGCCGTTGGGCGCATACCTGAAAATCGGTGCCGACCGCCTTCTTGAAGCTCGTTCGGCTTCTGGCAACGACTACGGCACCTATCGGTTGCTGGTGGTCACCGATGGCGAAGCCGAGGATCAACGCAAGGTCGATCAGCACCTGCCCGACATCCTTGCCCGTGGTATCACCGTGGACGTGATCGGTGTCGACATGGATGCCGACCTCGCACTGGCAACGCGGGTCCACAGCTACCGCCGTGCGGATCGGCCCGATGAACTGACCCGCGCGCTTGCCGATGTCTTCGCCGAGGTCGGCACCGATGCCGACGACGCGATCACCGCCGACATGTTTGACTTGATCGAACCGTTGCCCGACGGCGCGGCCATGCCGATGCTCGCCGCCCTCGATACGGTCAACAACGAACCGATTGGAACGCGTGCAAGCGTCGCAACGCCAGGGCAGGTGATCACCGTCACACAGAGCAACACCTCGGTCGGTGTCGGCACCGCCATGTTCGGCGTTTGCGCCGGCTTCGTCATCGTTACGTTGCTCATTGCCTTCATCGGCGTGATCAGCGTCATGCGCATCATGCGACACCGATGA
- a CDS encoding gamma-glutamyl-gamma-aminobutyrate hydrolase family protein (Members of this family of hydrolases with an active site Cys residue belong to MEROPS family C26.): MARPLIGITTDHDRDPTRYQLMHTYVNAVRRAGGEPIALPYHEDADVVRLLSLVDGLLMTGGNDPDPSTWCEAWHPSCVPVDPRREAFEYRLLDESHARRTPTLGICLGMQLMGLRGGGALHQFLPDVPRDGAIEHRKLQESDWQRRHAVQAVAGSRFSEITGGDELAVNTNHRQALRSAGAGLVVSGHAPDGVIEAIEDPTLPMWVGVQWHPERLTDDPAQLALFQALVEAAGAAG, from the coding sequence ATGGCTCGTCCGCTCATCGGCATCACCACCGACCATGACCGCGATCCGACGCGGTATCAGTTGATGCATACTTATGTGAACGCCGTTCGCCGTGCCGGCGGCGAACCGATCGCATTGCCGTATCACGAAGACGCTGACGTCGTTCGACTCCTGAGCCTCGTCGACGGCCTGCTCATGACCGGCGGCAACGATCCCGACCCGTCGACGTGGTGCGAGGCGTGGCATCCATCGTGCGTGCCCGTCGATCCGCGGCGGGAGGCTTTTGAGTATCGCTTGCTCGACGAGTCTCACGCGCGGCGAACACCGACACTCGGCATCTGTCTCGGCATGCAACTGATGGGCCTACGCGGCGGCGGGGCGTTGCACCAGTTTCTGCCCGATGTCCCACGAGATGGGGCGATCGAACACCGCAAGCTGCAGGAGTCCGATTGGCAGCGTCGGCACGCGGTACAAGCCGTTGCAGGTTCGCGCTTTTCCGAGATCACCGGGGGCGACGAACTCGCGGTCAACACGAATCATCGCCAGGCACTGCGCAGCGCCGGTGCCGGTCTGGTCGTTAGCGGTCACGCCCCCGATGGAGTCATCGAAGCCATTGAGGATCCGACCTTGCCGATGTGGGTCGGTGTGCAGTGGCACCCCGAGCGGCTGACCGATGATCCTGCGCAGTTGGCATTGTTCCAAGCGCTGGTCGAGGCGGCGGGGGCGGCGGGATGA
- a CDS encoding phosphomannomutase/phosphoglucomutase, whose amino-acid sequence MSIEKIFKAYDVRATTPEPLNEDAAWRVGHAAAQFLKRSRQTTEAKVGREDTIVVGGDMRPHTPKLKAALIEGIRSVGTHVIDVGMIDTSFIYFAINHLDCVGGIQVTASHNPINYNGFKISGPKAVPIGSASGLDDIKRIAVQTRVGKTGLQGKLEEMDLWAEYRKHVLQFLDLPNPIKIAVDASNGMAGVMVPKVFDDVPNLEITKILFDVTGEFTHEPNPLVEENLKWVQDEVHKGGYALGGCFDGDADRCMFIDENGKTVGCDILTALLAPDFLKDNEGGTIVYDLRSSHIVPDTIKAHGGVPKRDRVGHAFIKKTMKENDGIFAGELSGHFYFKDNFYADSGAIVFAALLSHLSKSGKPLSELVKPLQKYAQSGEINYQVEDKDAKIRELAEAYKKAEIDYLDGITIDNGDWWFNVRKSNTEPLLRLNLEASNATDVEKYVKELQDKHLGKPAEGH is encoded by the coding sequence ATGAGCATCGAGAAGATCTTCAAAGCTTACGACGTCCGTGCAACCACGCCTGAGCCGCTCAATGAGGACGCCGCCTGGCGGGTCGGGCATGCGGCGGCGCAGTTCCTCAAGCGGTCCCGCCAGACCACCGAAGCCAAGGTCGGCCGCGAGGACACCATCGTCGTCGGCGGCGACATGCGGCCCCACACGCCCAAACTCAAGGCCGCCCTCATCGAAGGCATCCGCAGTGTCGGTACGCATGTCATCGACGTCGGCATGATCGACACGTCGTTCATCTACTTCGCCATCAATCACCTCGACTGCGTCGGCGGCATCCAGGTCACCGCCAGCCACAACCCGATCAACTACAACGGCTTCAAGATCAGCGGCCCCAAGGCCGTGCCGATCGGCAGTGCGTCGGGACTCGACGACATCAAGCGCATCGCCGTCCAGACCCGCGTCGGCAAGACCGGCCTCCAAGGCAAGCTCGAGGAGATGGACCTTTGGGCCGAGTACCGCAAGCACGTCCTGCAATTTCTCGACCTGCCCAACCCAATCAAGATCGCCGTCGACGCGTCCAATGGCATGGCCGGCGTCATGGTCCCCAAGGTCTTCGATGACGTGCCGAACCTGGAGATCACCAAGATTCTCTTCGACGTCACCGGCGAGTTCACCCACGAGCCCAACCCGCTCGTCGAGGAGAACCTCAAGTGGGTGCAAGACGAAGTTCACAAGGGCGGCTACGCCCTGGGCGGCTGCTTCGACGGCGATGCGGATCGCTGCATGTTCATTGATGAGAACGGTAAGACCGTCGGCTGCGACATTCTCACCGCGCTGCTCGCTCCGGACTTCCTCAAGGACAACGAAGGCGGCACGATTGTCTACGATCTGCGCAGCTCCCACATCGTCCCCGACACGATCAAGGCGCACGGCGGCGTCCCCAAGCGCGACCGCGTCGGCCATGCGTTCATCAAGAAGACGATGAAGGAAAACGACGGCATCTTCGCCGGTGAGCTTTCCGGGCACTTCTACTTTAAGGACAACTTCTACGCCGACAGCGGCGCGATCGTCTTTGCCGCGTTGCTGAGTCACCTGTCCAAGTCCGGCAAGCCGCTGAGCGAACTGGTCAAGCCGCTGCAGAAGTACGCCCAGTCCGGCGAGATCAACTACCAGGTCGAGGACAAGGACGCCAAGATTCGCGAGCTCGCCGAGGCGTACAAGAAAGCCGAGATCGACTACCTCGACGGCATCACGATCGACAACGGCGACTGGTGGTTCAACGTCCGCAAGAGCAACACGGAGCCGCTGCTGCGTCTGAACCTCGAAGCGAGCAACGCCACCGATGTCGAGAAGTACGTGAAAGAGCTTCAAGACAAGCATCTCGGCAAGCCGGCGGAAGGTCACTAA
- a CDS encoding ABC transporter substrate-binding protein — protein MSRTSLIGNVSSVTRFIALLLVILLVLPATAQVRSFEDRVGDTAVGPVQGDGVNTPVQVPFITWGGDVATFHANGGLETAPGSTYADLGLKLNLTAGDDFEQQVRDYMSGKSPFLRGTFNMLALASGTIGQDPRTKPVVFLQLTWSAGDHLVTRGDINTIDDLKGKTIAVQDAGPHVGMLYDVLRTGQLGYDDVTIKFVPNLTGENSPAELFRNDPSIDAATVISPDMFALTGGLDATGTGAEGTVEGAKVLVSTAQMSRSIADVYAVRKDFYDANREMVEKLAAGYFKASAELVEGRRAYNQTGRNAEYQSMLQMAQDIFGEDVLPTLEIDAHGLLMDASFVGLPGNEVFFTDTASSTGFRAKEKAGIELATTLGYSKIAAGFFGPDFDYPGLAEVAGLEYEAPQLAERFDAEAVELFPDEVLDENTLLAFTINFEPNQTDFPATVYGPEFARAIETAGRFGNAVIAVRGHADPTLTLRHLVQAGLDKGILQRRENGGKVEYFFNGKPLDLESTDEIVALIEQGAFDGGATNPRQTMQAALNLSRSRAQAVREAIVQYAAQQGVRLDPSQIQPVGVGVSEPLIAKPTNMNEATTNMRVEFRLLKVPAETLQDSDFDF, from the coding sequence ATGTCCAGAACTTCGCTCATCGGTAATGTGTCCAGCGTGACGCGATTCATCGCACTGCTCTTGGTGATTCTACTCGTGCTGCCCGCGACCGCGCAGGTCCGCAGCTTCGAGGATCGCGTCGGCGACACGGCGGTCGGGCCGGTGCAGGGCGACGGGGTGAACACACCCGTGCAGGTGCCGTTCATCACCTGGGGCGGTGACGTCGCGACCTTCCACGCCAATGGTGGCCTCGAAACCGCGCCCGGCTCCACCTACGCCGACCTCGGTCTCAAGCTCAACCTCACGGCCGGCGACGACTTCGAGCAGCAGGTCCGCGACTACATGTCCGGCAAGAGCCCGTTCCTGCGCGGCACCTTCAACATGCTCGCCCTCGCCAGCGGCACCATCGGCCAGGACCCACGCACCAAGCCCGTCGTCTTCCTTCAACTCACCTGGTCCGCCGGCGATCACCTCGTCACCCGCGGCGACATCAACACGATCGACGACCTCAAGGGCAAGACCATCGCCGTCCAGGACGCCGGGCCACACGTCGGGATGCTCTACGACGTGCTCCGCACCGGCCAGCTCGGCTACGACGATGTCACGATCAAGTTCGTCCCCAATCTCACCGGTGAGAACTCGCCAGCCGAGCTGTTCCGAAATGACCCGAGCATCGACGCCGCGACGGTGATCAGTCCGGACATGTTCGCCCTCACCGGCGGCCTCGATGCGACCGGCACCGGTGCCGAGGGGACCGTGGAGGGCGCGAAAGTCCTCGTCTCGACGGCCCAAATGTCACGCTCGATCGCCGACGTCTATGCGGTCCGCAAGGACTTCTACGACGCCAACCGTGAGATGGTCGAGAAGCTCGCCGCCGGTTACTTCAAGGCGTCTGCCGAGCTTGTCGAAGGTCGCCGCGCGTACAACCAGACCGGCCGCAACGCCGAGTACCAGAGCATGCTTCAGATGGCCCAGGACATCTTCGGCGAGGACGTGTTGCCGACGCTGGAGATCGACGCACACGGCTTGCTGATGGACGCGAGCTTCGTCGGTCTGCCGGGCAACGAGGTGTTTTTCACCGACACCGCCAGTTCGACCGGCTTTCGTGCCAAGGAGAAGGCCGGCATCGAACTCGCGACCACGCTCGGCTATTCCAAGATCGCCGCCGGGTTCTTTGGCCCCGACTTCGATTACCCCGGTCTCGCGGAGGTCGCGGGGCTCGAGTACGAGGCGCCGCAGCTGGCCGAGCGGTTCGACGCCGAGGCGGTCGAACTCTTCCCCGACGAGGTGCTCGATGAGAACACGCTGCTGGCGTTCACGATCAACTTCGAGCCGAACCAGACCGACTTCCCCGCGACGGTCTACGGCCCCGAGTTCGCCCGTGCGATCGAGACCGCCGGCCGATTCGGCAATGCCGTCATCGCCGTTCGCGGTCACGCCGACCCGACGCTGACGCTCCGCCACCTCGTGCAAGCCGGCCTCGACAAGGGCATTCTTCAACGGCGCGAGAACGGCGGGAAGGTCGAGTACTTCTTCAACGGCAAGCCGCTCGATCTGGAGTCGACCGACGAGATCGTCGCGCTCATCGAGCAAGGCGCGTTTGACGGCGGCGCGACCAACCCTCGGCAAACCATGCAGGCCGCGCTGAACCTCTCACGCAGTCGCGCCCAGGCCGTCCGCGAAGCGATCGTGCAATACGCGGCCCAGCAGGGCGTGCGTCTCGACCCGTCGCAGATCCAACCCGTCGGCGTGGGCGTCAGCGAGCCGCTCATCGCCAAGCCCACCAACATGAACGAAGCCACGACCAACATGCGCGTCGAGTTCCGTCTCTTGAAAGTCCCCGCCGAGACGCTGCAGGACAGCGACTTCGACTTCTGA